From Etheostoma cragini isolate CJK2018 chromosome 14, CSU_Ecrag_1.0, whole genome shotgun sequence, the proteins below share one genomic window:
- the LOC117957192 gene encoding zinc finger MYM-type protein 4-like: MSATETDNGHQRPATNQVSSVQVAGAVTEGTDKESMEAVSKPGASADVRDAELVHTASPRLSEHGEEDNFVASENQMESKEIDPKESKTASQLSTEEAVHTVLIHCDEPGNSSESETGEATEVKTEEKPDIDTKEEIDTQQEKESPGSKVRVSAVNNLDEMMDIGTVDQVEQEAQMKEEQQNSLMDVDNCCSPADSNTASVAEDKNSVKEEADEKPTVLPPAEEEDLKVSLDGIQSSSPPLSEAMTSTGSDSSSPATVMNGIKIVKMSIPRLETESVQAVAQPIKSPSPPLVKVKDEPIDEEYEQALIPPTASVKDEPNTAKEDLKIGSVFSVSPAAETQTQPTTNPSSLHMSCSHCNKSLIKGQTAFQRKGSPALFCSTSCLTTSLPTVRGVSKVCHSCQKLIFRPQDIILAPDDKGGMKEFCSQNCLTSFNYRKSAATKTVPQPIGPQSLCSMCTRFCVSKHEVILSGAVHKICSDACFNRFRIVNNLSMAGCANCGSYCHIKPLMLKMDDSNKTLCNAECLAKYKEKTKITKACTMCRTTRLLSETVDNKNSDDSVNLFCSSSCVMAFKVQSVSASGARLNCDSCGKNSVPAYHLAMSDTSIRNFCTLPCVMAFQDKFKKSQKQVNIFTKLPLGSTQVPAIIPIQTPQDVPKEPLKLNCSQCNRNIAFKPEVIQIKDKIVFVCSVDCAHEFKKDNAVTSMCEYCKIEKITRDAKRINNKDCFFCSDGCKLLFRHDLTKNWGKHCHSCVYCHSVSKKLVTAQYGGSTEEFCSEECRSKYTMLFCHVAKCDTCGRKGKLKQSLSMVGEVKHFCDLTCLLQFCCDNVATQGEIFKDKEEATPVIGNVISLAGPPVGNRTDRTVQQSSILQSKNSGHKDTVKVLPPPAPKILKNKALLCKPMVQNKGVSCRTQTADVEAQTDDVLPKIMIIPIPVPVYVPVPMNMYSQCTPRPVAMPVPLPVPMFLPVTMDSAERIVETIQEIKQKIPSDPFEAELILMAEMVAEQHEKNDKAERPKEKVVEKDRERHAAAAPAEHTSNYSDDLDTDDLTSFLNNWEDTSDAGLRSPSRPDGLDDKLNPILDIPVASERYFQPPPPPSAPPPMDIEADFTVGEEMTHIYEVHKKLLSFMSSCTGTWNSVPVPNGTFRYQCISLGTLKYKVQCQTLKHARDRIGWPHTSLCITLIISMMQPPLSLLFKVRKSKRSKAAEASTQKGVSKQALAIELPKLKSQYGVDSWKRWIQWRQTQSNLETPRFGSRPLELKEDVLRCTTAELSYGLCCFIAEVKRTNGESYSPDSLFYLCLGIQQYLFENGRVENIFMDRFYNKFSTEFNNMLRGFKPSVTASGYIHSRVEEEFLWDCKQLGAYSPIVLLNTLLFFCCKYFGFTSVEQHRQLSFAHVMRCTKTNQNNTKTTFLRFYPPISINEPESGPSTTEDPEVPAKKRKEEESKEDILEMMENTENPLRCPVRLYEFYLSKCSESVKQRTNLFYLHPERCCVPNSPLWYSSTPLDDITMEGMLIRILTVRELHLTARKDGAMEKKTTDDPPFIPDEEEDGGSE; the protein is encoded by the exons ATGTCGGCTACGGAAACTGACAACGGCCACCAACGTCCGGCCACCAATCAAGTCTCGTCTGTCCAAGTCGCTGGCGCG GTAACAGAGGGGACAGACAAAGAGTCCATGGAAGCTGTTTCAAAGCCGGGAGCATCAGCAGATGTTAGAGACGCAGAGCTTGTTCACACAGCGTCTCCTAGACTCTCTGAACATGGAGAGGAGGATAACTTTGTTGCTTCTGAAAACCAAATGGAAAGTAAAGAAATTGACCCTAAAGAAAGTAAGACGGCCTCACAGTTGTCTACAGAAGAGGCAGTCCATACAGTGTTGATTCACTGTGATGAACCAGGCAACAGCTCAGAGTCTGAAACAGGGGAGGCGACTGAGGTGAAAACTGAGGAAAAGCCAGACATTGACACTAAGGAAGAAATCGACACACAGCAGGAAAAGGAGTCTCCTGGCAGTAAAGTGAGGGTTTCTGCAGTGAACAACCTTGACGAGATGATGGACATTGGTACAGTAGATCAGGTGGAACAGGAAGCTCAGATGAAAGAGGAGCAACAGAATAGTTTGATGGATGTGGATAACTGTTGCTCACCTGCCGATTCAAATACAG CTTCAGTGGCAGAGGATAAGAACTCTGTTAAGGAGGAAGCTGATGAGAAACCCACTGTTTTACCtcctgcagaggaggaggaccTGAAGGTGTCTTTAGACGGGATCCAGTCCAGCTCGCCTCCGTTGTCTGAAGCCATGACCAGTACAG GAAGTGACAGCTCATCACCAGCGACCGTAATGAATGGAATAAAAATAGTTAAGATGTCAATACCAAGATTAGAAACT GAAAGCGTGCAGGCTGTTGCCCAGCCAATCAAGTCTCCTTCACCACCTTTGGTCAAGGTGAAGGATGAGCCAATAGACGAAGAGTATGAACAAGCTCTAATACCTCCAACAGCTAGTGTGAAAGATGAGCCCAATACTGCAAAG GAGGACTTGAAGATTGGATCGGTCTTCTCTGTGAGCCCGGCTGCTGAAACACAGACGCAACCCACCACCAACCCCTCATCGTTGCACATGTCCTGTTCTCACTGCAATAAGAGCCTGATAAAAGGACAGACTGCTTTCCAGAGGAAGGGCTCCCCAGCGCTCTTCTGCTCCACCTCCTGCCTCACCACGTCTCTCCCCACAGTCAGAGGAGTCTCTAAGGTCTGCCACAGCTGCCAAAA GTTGATATTTCGGCCTCAGGATATCATTCTGGCTCCAGATGATAAAGGAGGCATGAAGGAATTCTGCAGCCAGAACTGCCTGACTTCCTTCAACTACAGGAAGTCCGCAGCCACCAAAACAGTACCACAGCCAATAGGACCACAGTCACTCTGCAGCATGTGCACCAGATTCTGCGTC AGTAAGCATGAGGTAATCCTGAGCGGTGCCGTTCACAAGATCTGCAGTGACGCTTGTTTTAACCGTTTCCGCATCGTAAACAACCTGTCCATGGCTGGCTGTGCGAACTGCGGCTCCTACTGCCACATCAAACCGCTCATGCTGAAGATGGATGACAGCAACAAAACTCTGTGCAATGCAGAGTGTCTGGCCAAGTACAAAGAG AAAACGAAGATAACCAAGGCTTGTACGATGTGTCGCACTACCCGGTTGCTGTCAGAAACTgttgacaacaaaaacagtgaTGACTCTGTTAACCTCTTCTGTAGCAGCAGCTGTGTGATGGCATTCAAGGTTCAGTCTGTCAGTGCATCAG GGGCTCGGTTGAATTGTGATAGTTGTGGGAAAAACTCTGTACCGGCCTACCACCTGGCCATGTCAGATACCTCCATCAGGAACTTCTGCACTCTTCCTTGTGTCATGGCTTTTCAG GATAAGTTCAAGAAGTCTCAGAAACAGGTGAATATTTTTACCAAGTTACCACTGGGATCCACCCAAGTCCCGGCCATCATTCCTATTCAAACTCCACAAGACGTCCCCAAAGAACCACTGAAACTGAACTGCTCCCAGTGTAACCGCAACATAGCTTTTAAACCGGAAGTCATCCAGATCAAG GACAAGATAGTTTTTGTTTGTAGCGTGGACTGTGCTCACGAGTTTAAGAAGGACAACGCTGTGACGAGCATGTGTGAATATTGTAAGATTGAAAAGATCACCCGAGACGCCAAAAGAATCAACAACAAAGACTGCTTTTTCTGCAGCGATG gCTGTAAGCTCCTCTTTCGACACGATCTGACTAAAAACTGGGGGAAACACTGTCACTCCTGTGTCTACTGCCACAGTGTGTCCAAGAAGTTGGTGACGGCACAGTATGGAGGTTCCACGGAGGAGTTCTGCTCAGAGGAATGCAGGTCCAAATACACCATGCTGTTCTGCCAT GTTGCAAAGTGTGACACCTGCGGTCGCAAAGGGAAACTGAAGCAGAGTCTTTCCATGGTGGGAGAAGTCAAACACTTCTGTGATCTGACTTGTCTGCTGCAGTTCTGCTGTGATAATGTGGCCACCCAAGGCGAGATCTTCAAAG ATAAAGAGGAGGCCACACCTGTCATCGGCAACGTCATCTCGCTTGCAGGGCCTCCAGTAGGCAACAGAACTGACAGAACAGTCCAGCAaa GCAGCATATTACAATCAAAGAACTCTGGGCAT AAAGATACAGTGAAagttcttcctcctcctgcccCCAAAATCCTGAAGAACAAGGCCCTGCTCTGCAAACCGATGGTGCAGAACAAAGGGGTCTCCTGTAGAACACAGACCGCTGATGTTGAAGCACAGACAG ATGATGTCCTCCCTAAAATCATGATCATTCCTATCCCAGTGCCAGTGTATGTCCCTGTACCCATGAACATGTACAGCCAGTGTACCCCCAGACCTGTGGCCATGCCAGTACCG CTGCCTGTACCCATGTTCCTACCTGTCACAATGGACAGCGCTGAACGCATTGTGGAAACCATCCAGGAGATCAAGCAAAAGATCCCGTCTGACCCCTTCGAGGCAGAGCTCATCCTCATGGCGGAGATGGTTGCTGAACAACATGAGAAGAACGACAAAGCGGAGAGACCAAAAGAGAAAGTggtggagaaagacagagagagacatgcagcagCTGCTCCAGCAG AACACACCAGTAACTACAGTGACGATTTGGACACAGACGACTTGACCAGTTTCCTCAACAACTGGGAGGACACCTCTGATGCAGGTCTAAGGTCCCCCAGTCGACCGGATGGTCTTGATGATAAGCTCAATCCGATTCTAGACATTCCTGTGGCCAGTGAGCGTTACTTCCAGCCCCCACCTCCACCTTCAGCTCCGCCTCCCATGGACATCGAAGCTGACTTTACTGTTGGTGAGGAGATGACACACATTTATGAAGTGCATAAAAAACTTTTGAGTTTTATGTCCTCCT GTACAGGTACCTGGAATTCTGTGCCAGTACCCAACGGTACCTTTAGGTACCAATGTATTTCTTTGGGTACCCTAAAGTACAAAGTTCAGTGCCAAACCCTCAAACATGCTAGAGATAGAATAGGTTGGCCTCACACATCACTTTGTATCACCCTAATCATATCCATGATGCAACCTCCTCTCTCTCTACTGTTTAAGGTTCGTAAGTCAAAGCGGTCTAAGGCAGCTGAAGCGTCAACTCAAAAAGGCGTTTCTAAACAGGCCTTGGCTATAGAACTCCCCAAACTGAAGAGTCAGTATGGTGTTGACTCCTGGAAGCGATGGATCCAGTGGAGGCAAACTCAATCCAACCTGGAGACGCCACGCTTTGGTT CTCGTCCATTGGAGTTGAAGGAGGACGTTCTTCGCTGCACCACTGCTGAGCTGAGCTACGGCCTCTGTTGCTTTATTGCTGAGGTGAAACGAACAAACGGAGAGTCGTACTCCCCCGACAGCCTGTTCTACCTCTGCCTCGGCATTCAACAG TACCTGTTTGAGAACGGTCGTGTGGAGAACATATTCATGGATCGCTTCTACAACAAATTCTCCACTGAGTTCAATAATATGCTGAGAGGTTTCAAGCCCTCGGTCACAGCAAGTG gTTACATCCATTCCCGTGTAGAGGAGGAGTTTCTCTGGGACTGTAAACAGTTGGGGGCGTACTCCCCCATCGTCCTCCTCAACACTCTCCTTTTCTTCTGCTGCAAGTACTTTGGCTTTACCTCGGTGGAGCAGCACCGCCAGCTGTCCTTTGCTCACGTCATGCGTTGCACCAAAACCAACCAGAACAACACCAAGACCACCTTCCTGCGCTTCTACCCGCCAATATCCATAAATGAGCCAGAGTCGGGTCCCAGTACAACTGAAG